From Paenibacillus graminis, a single genomic window includes:
- a CDS encoding MerR family transcriptional regulator, with the protein MDKQNGLTTGQLAKRTGITVRTLRYYDQIGLLSPEDHHTGAKRSYNMKDLERLQQIQMLKYLGLPLQKIKDILDAESLSSVDIRHSLQAQLDVLQRKAAHTEHVVHAIRDALEMSAYGSDWNRLADVIQTVQSENNWGEQYQTANRLQTRIHLYDRYSTNPQGWHRWIFEQLEGQPGARILELGCGDGTFWIRNAERIPSSWRITLTDMSGGMVEEARSSLGRNNSQFKFLSVNAQQIPFHDEQFDMVIANNMLYHVPDIPGAILEMHRVLKQGGLVCTATMSTQHLQEIEHLAASFDPDLHVLDQAIKRFHLDNGRDLLSSCFSDLRLLRYEDRLLVDEAEPLIEYMISTPMNARQRLVGAVNDKFRDHINGLLQQNGPLVMTKENGIFLGRK; encoded by the coding sequence ATGGACAAACAGAACGGTCTGACGACAGGACAGCTTGCCAAACGTACAGGGATCACGGTCAGGACATTGCGGTATTACGATCAAATCGGGCTTCTGAGTCCAGAAGATCATCACACCGGAGCCAAAAGATCGTACAACATGAAAGACCTGGAAAGATTACAGCAAATCCAGATGTTGAAGTATCTAGGGTTGCCGCTTCAAAAAATAAAGGACATTTTAGATGCAGAATCGTTATCGAGCGTGGACATCAGACACTCCCTGCAAGCACAACTCGATGTCCTACAGAGAAAAGCCGCTCATACGGAGCACGTAGTGCATGCAATACGGGATGCTCTGGAAATGTCTGCTTACGGGTCCGATTGGAACCGTTTGGCGGATGTTATTCAAACCGTGCAGAGTGAGAACAATTGGGGAGAGCAGTATCAGACGGCGAACCGCCTGCAAACGCGGATACATCTTTACGACAGGTATAGTACGAATCCCCAAGGCTGGCATCGCTGGATCTTTGAACAACTGGAGGGACAACCGGGAGCACGCATTCTCGAGCTGGGCTGCGGTGACGGGACCTTTTGGATAAGAAACGCCGAACGGATTCCAAGCAGCTGGCGCATCACGCTTACCGATATGTCGGGCGGAATGGTGGAAGAAGCGCGTTCCAGCTTGGGGAGGAACAATTCGCAGTTTAAGTTCTTATCTGTTAATGCACAGCAAATCCCTTTCCATGATGAGCAATTCGATATGGTTATCGCTAACAACATGCTGTACCACGTGCCGGACATCCCTGGAGCAATCCTCGAGATGCACCGTGTCCTAAAACAAGGAGGTCTAGTGTGCACCGCTACGATGAGCACGCAGCACCTGCAAGAAATTGAACACTTGGCGGCCTCGTTTGACCCCGACCTGCATGTGTTGGATCAGGCTATTAAACGGTTCCACCTGGATAATGGAAGGGACTTACTGTCTTCTTGCTTCTCCGATCTTCGCTTGCTTCGATACGAAGACCGGCTGTTGGTTGACGAAGCGGAGCCCCTGATCGAATATATGATTTCTACGCCGATGAACGCAAGACAGCGGCTTGTCGGAGCGGTTAATGACAAGTTTCGAGACCATATCAACGGGCTTCTGCAGCAGAACGGGCCCCTCGTAATGACTAAAGAGAACGGAATCTTTTTAGGGAGGAAATGA
- the nudK gene encoding GDP-mannose pyrophosphatase NudK, which yields MKAQQDYPRVRIVQEELLSDNWYTLKKVTFEFEKDNGQWETQSREVYDRGNGATILLYNRHKQTVVLTRQFRMPTYRNGNETGMLIETCAGLLDKETPEEGILRETEEETGYRIRHVQKVGEAYMSPGSVTEILHFYVAEYSEDMTTGRGGGLEEEQENIEVVELPFAQALDMVESGEIRDAKTIMLLQHVQIQGLLKVQSKPLHILIAGPYRSGTNDDHVLIEKNVNYMNEIALQVYEAGHMPVLGEWYALPLIATAGSTAQGDEIFNNIFHPSSIRLLDYCNAVLRVGGASQGADEMVRVAKEKGLLIYERLDELPLV from the coding sequence ATGAAGGCACAGCAGGATTACCCAAGAGTACGGATTGTACAAGAGGAGCTTTTATCGGATAACTGGTACACCTTAAAGAAGGTTACATTCGAGTTTGAAAAAGACAATGGACAATGGGAGACACAATCCCGTGAGGTGTACGATCGCGGCAACGGCGCGACGATCCTGCTCTATAACCGGCATAAACAAACTGTTGTACTGACCAGGCAGTTCCGAATGCCTACTTACAGGAACGGCAATGAGACTGGAATGCTCATCGAAACCTGTGCGGGGCTGCTCGATAAAGAAACACCGGAAGAAGGTATTCTGCGGGAGACGGAGGAAGAGACAGGGTACCGTATCCGCCATGTGCAAAAAGTTGGCGAGGCTTATATGTCGCCGGGCTCCGTTACCGAAATCCTGCACTTCTATGTAGCCGAATATAGTGAAGATATGACAACGGGCCGCGGCGGGGGCCTTGAGGAGGAGCAGGAAAACATTGAGGTGGTGGAACTTCCGTTTGCTCAAGCACTAGACATGGTCGAAAGCGGGGAGATTCGTGACGCTAAGACGATAATGCTGCTCCAGCACGTCCAGATTCAAGGCCTCTTAAAAGTGCAATCAAAACCACTGCATATTCTCATCGCCGGCCCCTATCGTTCTGGAACGAATGATGATCATGTATTAATCGAGAAAAACGTCAACTACATGAATGAAATCGCCCTTCAAGTTTACGAGGCTGGACACATGCCGGTGCTGGGGGAGTGGTATGCTTTGCCTCTTATCGCGACGGCCGGTTCCACTGCTCAGGGAGATGAGATTTTTAACAACATTTTTCATCCGTCTTCCATTCGCCTGCTTGATTACTGTAACGCCGTGCTTCGAGTCGGGGGAGCATCTCAGGGTGCCGACGAAATGGTAAGGGTGGCGAAAGAGAAAGGATTGCTGATTTACGAACGGCTCGACGAACTTCCGTTGGTGTGA
- a CDS encoding class I SAM-dependent methyltransferase → MKVVIGAGQTKYDDWLNTQEDELNLLSLESWINLSEPESIDAFLAEHVWEHLTYEEGITAAKHCYQFLKPGGYIRCAVPDKNFRNDWYQQMVQVGGPGPADHPAASHKIVYDAKTFVSVFEMAGFEVTLLEYCDENGDFHYTYWNEMDGKVGRSFRFDTRNSIKELGMVSIIIDAKKPLLIKSNTAD, encoded by the coding sequence ATGAAAGTGGTCATAGGAGCAGGGCAGACAAAGTATGATGATTGGCTCAATACCCAAGAAGATGAATTGAATTTACTATCTTTGGAAAGTTGGATCAATTTATCTGAACCAGAGAGTATTGATGCATTTTTGGCTGAACATGTATGGGAACATTTAACTTACGAGGAAGGGATTACGGCGGCGAAGCATTGTTATCAGTTTTTAAAACCTGGTGGGTACATTCGTTGTGCAGTTCCTGATAAAAATTTCCGTAACGATTGGTATCAACAGATGGTTCAAGTCGGCGGTCCTGGACCAGCGGATCATCCTGCGGCATCTCATAAAATAGTTTATGATGCAAAAACCTTTGTATCTGTATTTGAAATGGCAGGGTTTGAAGTAACGTTGTTGGAGTATTGCGATGAGAATGGAGATTTTCATTATACATACTGGAATGAAATGGACGGGAAGGTAGGGAGATCATTTCGCTTTGATACAAGAAATTCCATTAAAGAATTAGGAATGGTATCCATTATTATAGATGCAAAAAAGCCGTTACTAATAAAAAGTAATACTGCAGATTGA